A DNA window from Buttiauxella agrestis contains the following coding sequences:
- a CDS encoding glycosyltransferase family 4 protein, whose translation MKLIIDGVIENLQNGGGCTVYFDQILSFYQKHNNKLNYIRYENSHENITLNGSATKTFRRELRVLERWRDVDLTEFGKDNIFHSTHYRLPVNKKNNKIITTVHDFTYEIYRKGPAQWMHSWQKNRAITKSDLVICVSHNTARDLMKYSPINESKIRVVHNGVSDSYYKIEGIDKTNEVLFVGARGWYKNFSMAVDALALIPSLTLSIVGGGALTKEEIAMLDQKIPNRYKHLGRVSDEQLNKIYNRVYCLLYPSSYEGFGIPVIEAMRCGCVVIAVNESSIPEVAGNAAYLLDKPNPLAIADALKELSNSSGYTKLQHAGLLQALNFSWEKCYEETQAVYNECL comes from the coding sequence ATGAAGTTAATTATTGATGGTGTAATCGAAAATTTGCAAAATGGTGGTGGATGCACAGTTTATTTTGATCAGATATTATCTTTTTATCAAAAGCACAATAATAAACTTAACTATATTAGATACGAAAATAGTCATGAAAATATAACATTGAATGGATCTGCTACAAAAACTTTCAGACGAGAACTTCGTGTTTTAGAAAGATGGAGAGATGTTGATCTGACAGAATTTGGTAAAGATAATATATTTCATTCAACACACTATCGTTTACCGGTAAATAAAAAAAACAATAAAATAATTACCACTGTGCATGATTTTACTTACGAAATTTATCGCAAAGGTCCCGCGCAATGGATGCATTCATGGCAAAAAAATAGGGCTATCACTAAAAGCGATTTAGTTATTTGTGTCTCTCATAATACAGCCAGAGATTTGATGAAGTATTCGCCAATTAATGAGAGTAAAATCCGTGTGGTACACAATGGCGTATCTGATAGTTATTATAAAATTGAAGGCATTGATAAAACTAATGAGGTCTTATTTGTTGGCGCCAGAGGCTGGTATAAAAATTTTTCAATGGCCGTGGATGCACTTGCACTAATTCCTTCCTTGACGTTAAGTATCGTAGGCGGTGGCGCACTAACAAAAGAAGAAATTGCAATGCTGGATCAAAAGATCCCAAATCGCTACAAGCATTTGGGGCGAGTGAGTGATGAGCAGTTAAACAAAATATATAACCGTGTATATTGTCTTCTTTATCCATCATCTTACGAAGGATTTGGTATTCCAGTTATTGAAGCAATGCGGTGTGGGTGCGTTGTAATTGCGGTTAATGAATCTTCCATACCAGAAGTAGCCGGGAACGCAGCTTATTTATTAGACAAGCCTAATCCTTTAGCCATTGCTGATGCTCTGAAAGAGTTATCAAATTCAAGTGGTTATACAAAATTACAGCATGCTGGGTTACTTCAAGCACTTAATTTTTCTTGGGAAAAATGCTATGAAGAAACTCAAGCAGTTTATAATGAGTGCCTCTGA
- a CDS encoding NAD-dependent epimerase/dehydratase family protein, with amino-acid sequence MAHYTVIGGKGFIGSHIVKKLEDTGKDVWVPSRNDDSIYTKDLGIVIYCAGNGDCAKTPFNVVEANITLLAKVVEKANFEKLIYVSSTRVYMNGPGSSENDDLVVCNDDNRRLFNITKLAAEELCIRSGRNVVIVRPSNVYGLALNSTLFLPSIIRHAINNGEVNMFVRPEYTKDYVSVDDVADVSIYLSKVITANQHVFNIASGYNTNAQAIADVLVQHTQCEINWHEVNFPREYFPETDISAIKAIYKDYTPRNVLKDLEYMIRNFKNELGRVE; translated from the coding sequence ATGGCACATTATACTGTCATAGGTGGTAAAGGTTTTATTGGTTCTCATATAGTAAAAAAATTAGAAGATACTGGGAAAGATGTTTGGGTTCCTTCGCGAAATGACGACTCAATTTACACAAAAGATTTAGGTATTGTAATCTATTGTGCTGGTAATGGTGACTGTGCAAAAACACCGTTCAACGTAGTTGAAGCGAATATAACCTTATTGGCTAAGGTTGTTGAGAAAGCCAATTTTGAAAAATTAATTTACGTTTCTTCTACACGCGTTTATATGAACGGTCCAGGTTCTTCAGAAAATGATGATCTGGTGGTATGTAACGATGATAACAGACGTCTCTTTAATATTACAAAACTTGCAGCAGAAGAGTTATGTATCCGAAGCGGGCGAAATGTTGTTATTGTACGACCAAGTAATGTTTATGGTTTAGCTTTGAACAGTACATTATTTCTTCCCTCTATTATTCGTCATGCGATTAATAATGGAGAGGTTAATATGTTTGTAAGGCCAGAATATACTAAAGATTATGTTTCAGTCGATGATGTTGCAGATGTAAGCATTTATCTGTCCAAAGTAATTACAGCAAATCAGCATGTATTTAATATAGCTTCAGGTTACAATACAAATGCTCAAGCAATAGCAGATGTATTAGTACAACATACGCAATGTGAAATTAACTGGCATGAAGTCAACTTCCCACGTGAGTATTTCCCGGAAACAGACATATCTGCGATAAAAGCTATTTATAAAGATTATACTCCGCGAAATGTGCTTAAAGATCTGGAGTATATGATCAGGAATTTCAAGAATGAACTTGGCAGAGTTGAATGA
- the rfbC gene encoding dTDP-4-dehydrorhamnose 3,5-epimerase, with amino-acid sequence MKIIETGLKDAIVIEPRVFKDERGYFFELYQQKRYEDAGIKLPFVQDNRSRSTKNVLRGLHFQKNKPQGKLVTVTEGEVFDVAVDLRPDSPTFGKHHSVILSGENFLEFYIPPGFAHGFCVLSEVACFQYKCTDYYDPTDEGGLIWSDSELGIEWPINSPVVSGKDQVLPLFDQIKENIIKGWK; translated from the coding sequence ATGAAAATTATAGAAACAGGTCTTAAAGACGCCATTGTTATTGAACCCAGAGTTTTTAAGGATGAGAGAGGGTATTTTTTTGAGCTTTATCAGCAAAAAAGATACGAAGACGCTGGTATTAAACTCCCTTTTGTTCAGGACAACCGCTCACGTTCTACAAAAAATGTATTGAGAGGCCTACATTTTCAGAAAAATAAACCTCAAGGCAAGCTCGTTACGGTTACCGAAGGGGAAGTCTTTGATGTTGCTGTCGATTTAAGGCCTGATTCTCCTACTTTTGGTAAGCATCATTCTGTGATCCTTAGTGGTGAAAATTTCCTTGAGTTTTATATCCCTCCGGGATTTGCACATGGTTTTTGTGTATTGAGTGAAGTTGCATGTTTCCAATATAAGTGCACAGATTATTATGACCCAACCGATGAAGGTGGGCTTATCTGGAGTGATTCTGAACTTGGTATAGAGTGGCCAATTAATTCTCCTGTTGTATCGGGGAAAGATCAGGTTTTGCCTTTATTCGACCAAATAAAAGAAAACATAATTAAAGGGTGGAAGTAA
- the cpsB gene encoding mannose-1-phosphate guanyltransferase: MSIFPVIMAGGNGSRLWPLSRVLYPKQFLCLKGELTMLQTTVSRLNGVECESPVVICNEQHRFIVAEQLRQLDKLTNNIILEPVGRNTAPAIALAALAAVRNQPQNDPLMLILAADHIIQNEEAFRNAVRNALPYAEAGKLVTFGIIPVQPETGYGYIRRGDELNSQCVGTGFNVAEFVEKPDLDTALAYVASGEYYWNSGMFLFRAGRYLEELKKFRPDILSACEKAMANIDPDLDFVRVDEAAFLACPDESIDYAVMEKTADAVVVPMDAGWSDVGSWSSLWEISTKNQQGNVHHGDVISHNTENSYIYAESGLVTTVGVKDLVVVQTKDAVLVADRNCVQDVKKIVEELKAAGRHEHHNHREVYRPWGKYDSIDEGERYQVKRITVKPGEGLSLQMHHHRAEHWIVVAGTAKVTLGEETKLLGENESIYIPLGVTHCLENPGKIPLDLIEVRSGTYLEEDDIVRFQDRYGRI; encoded by the coding sequence ATGAGTATTTTTCCCGTAATTATGGCTGGCGGAAACGGTAGCCGCCTATGGCCGTTGTCCCGTGTGCTTTACCCAAAACAGTTCCTGTGCCTGAAAGGGGAACTAACGATGTTGCAAACAACCGTCAGCCGACTGAATGGCGTCGAATGCGAAAGCCCGGTGGTGATTTGCAACGAACAGCACCGTTTTATCGTCGCCGAACAACTACGCCAGCTTGATAAGCTCACAAATAATATCATTCTTGAACCTGTTGGTCGCAATACCGCACCGGCTATCGCGCTTGCAGCACTGGCGGCGGTGCGCAATCAGCCACAAAATGACCCGCTGATGCTTATTCTGGCAGCTGATCATATTATTCAGAATGAAGAAGCTTTTCGAAATGCGGTACGCAACGCTTTGCCATATGCGGAAGCCGGGAAATTGGTCACATTTGGCATAATTCCCGTTCAACCTGAAACAGGATATGGCTATATCCGTCGTGGTGATGAGCTTAATTCTCAATGCGTAGGCACTGGTTTTAATGTTGCCGAATTTGTCGAAAAACCGGATCTTGACACCGCGCTGGCCTATGTCGCCAGCGGCGAATATTACTGGAATAGCGGCATGTTCCTGTTCCGTGCCGGGCGCTACCTCGAAGAGCTGAAAAAATTCCGCCCGGATATTCTCAGCGCCTGCGAAAAAGCGATGGCGAATATCGACCCGGATCTCGACTTTGTGCGCGTTGACGAAGCGGCGTTCCTGGCGTGCCCGGATGAGTCTATCGACTACGCCGTGATGGAAAAAACTGCCGATGCGGTGGTGGTGCCAATGGATGCGGGCTGGAGCGACGTGGGTTCATGGTCTTCTCTTTGGGAAATCAGCACCAAAAACCAGCAGGGTAATGTGCATCACGGCGATGTGATAAGCCACAATACCGAAAACAGCTACATCTATGCGGAATCCGGCCTGGTGACTACCGTCGGCGTGAAAGATTTAGTGGTGGTACAAACTAAAGATGCGGTTCTGGTTGCAGACAGGAATTGCGTTCAGGATGTGAAAAAGATCGTCGAAGAACTGAAAGCAGCGGGTCGCCACGAGCACCACAACCACCGCGAAGTGTACCGCCCGTGGGGCAAATACGACTCCATCGATGAAGGCGAGCGCTACCAGGTAAAACGCATCACCGTGAAACCGGGCGAAGGTTTGTCTTTGCAGATGCACCACCACCGCGCCGAACACTGGATTGTGGTGGCGGGTACCGCGAAAGTCACACTGGGTGAAGAGACAAAATTGCTGGGCGAAAACGAGTCCATCTACATCCCGCTTGGCGTGACGCACTGCCTGGAAAACCCCGGCAAAATCCCGCTCGACCTGATTGAAGTGCGTTCCGGCACTTACCTCGAAGAAGACGACATCGTGCGTTTTCAAGACCGTTACGGGCGTATCTAG
- a CDS encoding glycosyltransferase family 2 protein, with the protein MKIGLVTVLYNSPAVLTDFFSSLAVQNYNEYCLYVVDNSSSSESLNLARKLSAELFINVKFIDNQGSNVGVAAGNNQGAREAYEDNCDYILFLNNDLLFENPNILKSLVIYADSQKMDMVSPTILNYPEKKVWYCGGYFDEWKSLAPHKDIDTAYNAANFPPVHQHDYAPTCFLMVSRHLWDTIGEMDEKYFAYYDDTDFLYRARKAGFVVNVISDLIIYHKVGSSTGGDLSYFGMYHLTRNRLYFIRKNLHGLKKAYSLSYLFLTRLYMLIFTSNRQKKAIRKGLIDGLRMK; encoded by the coding sequence ATGAAAATTGGCTTGGTTACAGTGCTTTATAATTCCCCTGCGGTTTTGACCGATTTTTTCTCTAGTTTAGCAGTGCAGAATTACAACGAATATTGTTTATATGTTGTTGATAATAGTTCATCGTCTGAGTCATTGAATTTAGCCAGAAAACTGAGCGCTGAATTATTTATCAATGTTAAATTTATCGATAATCAAGGTTCAAATGTTGGTGTCGCTGCTGGTAATAATCAAGGCGCGAGAGAAGCATATGAAGATAATTGCGATTATATCCTTTTTCTTAACAACGATCTGCTCTTTGAAAACCCAAATATCCTCAAATCATTAGTGATATATGCAGATAGTCAAAAAATGGATATGGTCAGCCCAACCATTTTGAATTATCCAGAAAAAAAAGTATGGTACTGTGGTGGATATTTTGATGAGTGGAAGTCGTTAGCTCCTCACAAAGATATCGATACCGCTTATAATGCTGCAAATTTCCCACCGGTACATCAACACGATTATGCTCCAACTTGTTTTTTGATGGTGTCACGTCATTTATGGGATACGATCGGAGAGATGGACGAGAAATATTTTGCTTATTATGATGACACTGATTTTTTATATCGTGCTCGTAAAGCTGGATTTGTTGTTAATGTTATATCTGATTTAATAATTTATCATAAAGTCGGATCTTCAACTGGTGGTGACTTATCTTATTTTGGCATGTACCATTTGACCCGAAATAGATTGTATTTTATTCGAAAAAATTTACATGGACTTAAAAAAGCTTATTCATTATCCTATTTGTTTCTAACTCGATTATATATGCTGATTTTTACTTCCAATAGACAGAAGAAAGCAATTCGTAAAGGATTGATTGATGGTTTACGTATGAAATGA
- a CDS encoding DapH/DapD/GlmU-related protein, translated as MKKLKQFIMSASDMLNMIQHYGILGLIKLIFDKFITFFIFKNARIIRRPFDVRGKKKMSIGPGLTTGRYCRLEAHGVDDQYSLVIGRDCQINDSVHIAAAESVKLGDNVLIASRVFITDLNHGVYKGDLQSHPDIICNERTLHTNPVDIGSNVWLGEGVVVLPGVSIGSSSIIGANSVVTRSIPANSIAVGNPAKIIKHFDFNLNKWVSVND; from the coding sequence ATGAAGAAACTCAAGCAGTTTATAATGAGTGCCTCTGATATGTTAAATATGATTCAACACTATGGAATATTGGGTTTAATTAAATTAATTTTTGATAAATTTATTACATTTTTTATTTTTAAAAATGCCAGAATAATTCGTAGACCTTTTGATGTTCGCGGTAAGAAAAAAATGTCAATCGGCCCAGGGTTAACAACCGGTCGGTATTGTAGGCTTGAAGCACATGGGGTAGATGACCAATATTCTTTAGTTATTGGCCGGGATTGTCAGATTAATGACTCCGTACATATAGCTGCGGCAGAAAGCGTTAAACTGGGTGATAATGTATTGATTGCCAGTCGTGTTTTCATTACCGACTTAAATCATGGTGTCTATAAAGGTGATTTGCAATCTCACCCTGATATCATTTGTAACGAAAGAACATTGCATACTAATCCTGTTGATATAGGATCAAACGTTTGGTTGGGTGAAGGTGTAGTGGTTCTCCCTGGTGTTAGTATTGGCTCCTCATCGATAATAGGTGCTAATTCTGTAGTTACAAGAAGTATACCGGCTAATTCTATCGCCGTTGGGAATCCAGCGAAAATTATTAAACATTTTGATTTTAATTTAAATAAATGGGTAAGTGTTAATGATTAA
- a CDS encoding oligosaccharide flippase family protein has translation MSGFNRLIKNSVANIINGFSNVIMGIVISPLLLHKLTTTEFSVWSLALQAGALIGIIGFGLQITVGRFVSLHRSDQFQLRSVLYNSKLVSYILASMMLILVLVINHYYSSFFTAIPVEYQKQAKTTFLLICISFIINNISSIYLGYFTGIERNDITASVNLVFKTILGVFIVFIAKYGIFAMCIVYFSINLINQIFFFYIFNRNLGKDATKKTMNAVVIKKIAIFYIGLLIWNIAQFLITGIGTFTVGKFAFNELAGYVLAMTLINAVVGIIGAITSPIIQPMLRLYNAGKVQNLEKLVVLLSLLYAFIVYIAYFVSSNISGWILNLWLGHDLSVHIESSFTLLLTAFLIRMIAAPYGMMLVAFGKQLSVAYLPLLEGVINFTLSIFFVKEYGAVGIAYATAISGMSIMVFYAFKFYRESEIRDGLIFTSFLIIPATISVLMLVNYYFAHSLYGKYIHISQLALSLISLILVAILIRKIKSIVD, from the coding sequence ATGAGTGGGTTTAATAGACTGATTAAAAATTCTGTAGCTAATATTATAAATGGTTTTTCAAATGTGATTATGGGGATTGTTATATCTCCATTACTTTTGCATAAACTGACCACAACTGAATTCTCTGTGTGGTCATTAGCTCTTCAGGCAGGAGCATTGATTGGAATTATTGGCTTTGGACTGCAAATCACGGTTGGACGATTCGTTTCACTGCATCGAAGTGATCAATTTCAGTTAAGAAGTGTGCTGTATAACTCTAAATTAGTTTCATACATTCTTGCATCTATGATGCTAATTTTGGTATTAGTTATTAACCATTACTACTCTTCCTTTTTTACCGCAATACCGGTTGAATATCAAAAACAAGCTAAAACTACTTTTTTGTTAATCTGCATATCTTTTATCATTAATAATATATCTTCTATTTATTTAGGATATTTTACAGGTATTGAAAGAAACGATATTACTGCTTCTGTGAATCTTGTATTCAAAACGATACTGGGTGTTTTTATTGTATTCATAGCAAAATATGGTATTTTTGCAATGTGTATTGTTTATTTCTCAATTAACCTTATTAATCAGATTTTCTTTTTCTATATTTTTAATAGGAACTTGGGGAAAGACGCAACAAAAAAAACAATGAATGCTGTAGTAATAAAGAAGATTGCAATTTTTTACATTGGATTGTTAATATGGAATATTGCACAGTTTCTAATCACGGGTATAGGAACATTCACCGTTGGTAAATTCGCTTTTAACGAACTTGCTGGTTATGTACTTGCCATGACACTAATCAATGCGGTAGTGGGTATAATTGGGGCAATAACCAGTCCGATTATACAACCTATGCTTCGTTTATATAATGCTGGAAAAGTTCAGAACCTTGAAAAGCTAGTTGTATTACTATCGCTACTGTATGCATTTATTGTTTATATTGCATATTTTGTATCATCTAACATTTCCGGGTGGATTCTTAATTTGTGGTTGGGGCACGATTTATCTGTGCACATAGAATCATCTTTTACACTCTTACTTACGGCATTTTTAATCAGGATGATCGCGGCACCTTACGGGATGATGCTGGTGGCTTTCGGTAAGCAGTTGTCAGTTGCTTACCTCCCTTTACTGGAGGGGGTAATAAATTTTACACTCTCTATATTTTTCGTGAAAGAATATGGAGCCGTAGGTATTGCTTATGCAACAGCAATATCTGGGATGTCTATAATGGTTTTCTATGCATTTAAATTTTATAGAGAGTCTGAAATAAGAGATGGACTGATATTTACATCATTTTTAATAATACCAGCAACTATTTCTGTTTTGATGTTAGTTAATTATTACTTTGCGCATTCGCTATATGGCAAGTATATACACATCAGTCAACTTGCATTAAGTCTTATATCCTTAATTTTGGTCGCTATTCTAATTAGAAAAATTAAATCTATAGTTGATTAA